A stretch of DNA from Planctomycetota bacterium:
AGTCCTAACCACGGTCCCGCTCCACTCCGTTTTGTTTCGGGGGCACCCCATTATTGGGAGTCCCCGTAGGGGGTCGTGTAATGATTTCTTGACAAATTAAAATAATTATTGTAGATTATAGCAAGATTATTTGGACAATATATAAACCTTATAAGGAGTTAATATGAAAAAAGGCATCCATCCGGTTTATAAAGAAGCTACCGTTACCTGCGCCTGCGGCGCGACATTCAAGACACGCTCTATCAAGGAAAAGATAAACGTGGAAATCTGCTCCAACTGCCATCCGTTCTTCACGGGCAAGCAGAAGTTCGTCGATACCACCGGACAGCTGGAACGCTTCCAGAAGAAATGGAAGAAGAAAGCCGACCAGCCTACCGAACAGGCAGGGAATAAAACCACGCCGTCTTAACCGGCCAGTTAATTCTACTAACAGCGCCATGATACAAAGTCATGAGCGCTGTTTTCTTTTTGATTTCTATGCAAAACAAACTAGACGAAATTATCACCCGGTATAACGAGCTGGAATCGCTCATAACCAAGCCGGAAAATATCGCCAACCCGCCTTTGTACGCCAAGCTCATGAAAGAGCGCGGGAAGTTAATGCCGGTTGCCCAGCGCGCCAAAGCACTGGAAGAAATACGCAAGCAGAAAGCCGGCGCCATTGCCATGTCTCAAAGCTCCGCCGAAGATAAAGAACTCGCCCAGATGGCCGAGGAAGAAATAAAAACCCTCTCCGAAAAGGAAACTACCCTGCAATCAGAACTGGAAGAATTGCTCCTTCCCGGCTCGGAAGAATACAGCCGCGACGCCATCGTGGAAATACGCGCCGGGACAGGCGGCGAAGAAGCGGCGCTCTTCGCGGCGGATTTGGTCAGGATGTATCTTAAATACTGCGAGAAAAAAGGATGGAAAACCTCCATCATGGAATCCAGCCCGACCGATTTGGGCGGCGTCAAGCAGGCAATCTTCTCCGTGGAAGGGACGGATGTATTTAAGTTCCTTAGGTTTGAAAGCGGCACGCACCGCGTCCAAAGGGTTCCCAAAACCGAAGCATCCGGGAGACTTCACACCTCCGCGGCAACTGTGGCGGTCCTGCCGGATGCGGAAGATGTTGATATCGAAATAAAGACGGAAGATTTGAAAGTGGATACATATTCAGCGGGCGGGCCGGGCGGACAGCACGTCAATAAAACCGCCTCGGCTATCCGCCTGACCCATATGCCGACCGGGATAGTCGTTGCATGCCAGACCGAGCGCTCCCAGCACCGTAACCGCGATTTGGCGATGAAGCTATTGAAGACCAGGATATACGAAAAACAGGTAAATGAAACAAAGGAACTGCGGGATAAAATCCGGAGGACCCAGGTTGGCTCCGGCGACCGGAGCGAGAAAATACGGACATATAACTTTCCACAGAACCGCATCACCGACCACCGGATAAACTTTTCCTCACATAACCTGCTGGTAGTGCTTGACGGCGCGCTGGATGAATTGATTGACGAGCTGAATAAAAAAGACCGGGAAGAACGGCTCAAGAGCCTTTCGAAATGAGCCTGTTTTAGTAAATATGCAGACCGTCGGTCGTAATTATAAATATCCTACCATCCATAACAACAACAGGATTTTGCCATGCCGGCAGATTCGGAATATCGAAATCCTTATCTGAAATCAAGCCCCCGCCTTTATTTTTATTCAAGATATTGACCTTGAGCTTGTTGTTAAGCAACAAACTGCAGACGACCATGTATTGTTTATCAACACCCGCTAGCTCCACCGTATTAGTCCCGGAAAACAAAGTCATTCCTTTTATCTTCCTCTGGGCATCCTGCGAAGAAAGAATTGCCATGGTCATGTCAATCATTGTCCGGTTAGTCGAAGTCTTCTTGGCGCGGGTATTCCACAAATAAATCAAACCATCACCCGGATTAACCGACCTGATATGAAACTCCTCTCCGAAAGACTTAACCATGAGCCTATCCAATTTCTGCTGCAATAATTCGGAAGTCATGCTCTTGGTATCGAACAACTGGACTACATCCCGGTATGATAAAGACACAAAATCTCCTGATGCGCTTAGCCAACGCCCGGTCAGTAATTGCCCTTTGTTGGCAGGCAAATAATTCACGACGACCCTCTTATGGATATCAAAAACGACCAGGCTATCCGGTTTAAGGTAATACAACTTATCAAAAGCGGTGGCAAAGGAACGGCTTTCATAAACTCCCGGTTGTATCCCGGACATGATATCATCCTTATGGACAATTTCCCCGTTGGCGGTATCAATCACCTCTATCCGGTTTGCAAAACACCTTACCAGAACACTTTCATCCCCGCTTAATGCCATCGGCTCTGCATCATTATCCTTACCGGCTATTTCCCATAAAAAAGAACCGTCAGCCGCGGAAAGGCATAGCAAGCGGTTGATATATGGCGGGAGGCTATCCGGCTTATCAGGGTCAAGCGTATTTTCTTTGGTCAAAATATAAATCCGCTCCACACCCAATTGGATATCATAAAGGCTGTTACTAAAATAACGGGACCAGGCGGTCTTGCCGGTAATGCCGTCAATCAGCTCCACTCCGTTCGGCCCGCTGATAAGAATATTACGGGCTGGGGTAAGCCAATAACGCATCCCCATATTCATGTTCGGAGCGGTTAGCAATAAGTTATCCGACTTTAAAGATATCATCACCTTTTCCTGCTTGCCGGCAGTCCCTCTCAAAACTGACAGTTTTACTTCTTCCTTTTTCCCGGAAAGCGAGTTGTTAATGCCGTCAATCAAATCAGAAACATATTTAATTGGGTGGCTTTCAATTTCAACCAGGACATCATTATCATAAACCTGGGCAGCGTTCAAAGAAGAACCCGGGATCAGATGAATTATTTTCAATCCTTCACTTGTTTCCTCAAACTGGGAAATGCCCAGTTTGTGGAACACGCCGTAGTTTACCCACCTGAATTCCTTCTTCTCAAGATTCCACGCCTCGATAAGACCGGCTCTCTGGAAATAAACTAAACCATTATTATATTCCTCCCCAATCCCGATTTTATCCTCATCGTAATATACTCTTGGGGAAACGATTGGGAAAGGAGCCGCCGAAACCTTTTTCAATCCCTCTGCCACGGGCTCGCTCGCGTTGAGTTTCCAGTAGTATGTGGTAAAACCGCTGCTGATATTATCCAGGTTAAATGACGGGAGGTTTTCCCATATATTCGCCCGGAGTTCCCCGAAATGCTCATTCACATAATCGCTTGTTTTAACCTTATCCTTGCCGACCTGTATTATTGCCTGGGGGGCATCAGATGCCAGGTATTTCATAAAGTGGCACAATGACTGGTAAGACTTTTTATTCAGATAATAATCGATAAGGTAATTAGCCGCTTTCGCGGAATCCTTATCATTTATGGAAGTTCTCAATGCCCAGCGCGCATAAGCCACCAATCCGGATGCGTCTTTATTCTTATTGGCTTCTTCTATCAGGCTCAGGAAAAGAGCGCTGCTTTGGCCGGAATACGGAAAACGCTTTATAAATTCAATCAATTCAACCCTGTTACGAGTATTAACTTTTTTGTATTCCTTATCCGCATCGGTTTTGACGGCATCTGATAATTTCTGGTCCTGCCTAAGAATTTGTCTTATCTTATCAGCGGCATAAATCCAAACCTTAACCTTTTTAATTTTCTGGAGCGTTGATGCCTCGCCGCCGATAGGCGCCAAAACCATTTCGTAATCCTGGTCCGTACACTCATACATTGCCCGCTGGTAAATCTCCAGGGCATCTTTGCCCTGGAGGTGCTTGCCCAATTCCAATAACACCTTAGTCAAAACCGGTTTTTCCGTAACGTATTCCAGCGCCTTACGGTAATAACCTATTTTAGCGGAGGATTCTCCGGGCTCGTTGCCTTGCTTGTAATAAAGGAATCCTAGTTTTTCGCACGTTTCTTTCTCGAGATTGGAACCCTTCATCTCCGGTTTTACGGAAATAATCTGGAGTATCTGCTGAAGCCGCCCGATTGCTTCCGTATACTGGTTATTATCCACCATCATTTTCACATAGTCATTTATCAGCTGGATATTTTCCGACTGATTCTGGATTTTCATTTCGAATTCCTTGGCGTAAATCGTTTTATCCATAAATAAGTTCACCCTATCATGTCCGGTGGATATTACATAGGAACCTACCACCAGAATGTTACCGGCGTCGAAATTACTTTTCCATTCCCGCATATCGTCCAGTTTATGGCGCGGAATCATTCGCTCAGAATTCTTTTCTTTCGTTTTAGAAATGTTATACCTCAACAGGTTTTTATCGGTTGGCAAATAGATATTGTTTTCCGTAACAAAGCCCCTGCCGTTAACAGGCTCCAGGAGCGGATACGAAACGACAAAACGGCTGTTTTTCAGGGTGTAATAAGATATTTTATTATTGCCTTCCATCGTTACCAGGTATTCATCCGTCACGCCGAGAATATACATACCTTCTCCGGAACTCCCGTCGGCCAGGCTGCCGCCTATCTGCTTTCCCGAAAATACGTCAAATCCGTACAGCTTATTTGTATTAAGCGGCGTGACATACGCGATATTATTATAAATCACCGGATAACTGACCACATCAGCAGGCGCCGTTGCTATCTTCTTGATGTCCGCGGCATAGTTCATCATCCACATGATATCCCCTGTATCCGCGGAAAGGGCCGCAACCAACCCGGCATTGGTCAGGCAAATGATAACGCCTTTGGCTTCCGCAATTGTCGGCATATCCGGCGGCTCATAACTATATCCCCAGCCGGATGAATCATTCAATATGCCTGAGCAGATAAAACGTTTCCAGAGCAAAGAACCGCTTTCAGCATCAAAACAAAACAGGTACACCTGGGATTCCATCCCGTTGGACTTGATACCACTTGTATAGACCCGTTTATTATAAACAATCGGCGGGGAAAACAGGTTAATATCCTTCAACAAATCATCATTTATTTTCCCTTCATCAATCAAGACCCCGGTATCCCATACATATTTAAAACCGTCCAGCTTAATGGCAACCAATTTAGCCTTGGGCATTGCCACGCGCCCCATTATTTGTTCACCCGAACTTTTAATATCCAGAAGGTTAGCATACAAAACCCCGTCCCGTTCGGTGCAGCTGAAAACCCAGTTTAATGGTTCCACTGTCCCGCGATAAGCCGAATTATAATACGGCGACAACATTTTTATATCCGAACCCATCGGGTATTTTTTATCCTTCTGCGACTTTACATTTACGGATAAAAGCGTCCCTCCGGTATTGAAGAACACCTGTTCCTTGGCCATAATCGGCTGCATCATGGGATACGTCTTGACGGCAGGCAAAGCTCCTCCTTTTTCATTCAGCCGGTACGTC
This window harbors:
- the prfA gene encoding peptide chain release factor 1, giving the protein MQNKLDEIITRYNELESLITKPENIANPPLYAKLMKERGKLMPVAQRAKALEEIRKQKAGAIAMSQSSAEDKELAQMAEEEIKTLSEKETTLQSELEELLLPGSEEYSRDAIVEIRAGTGGEEAALFAADLVRMYLKYCEKKGWKTSIMESSPTDLGGVKQAIFSVEGTDVFKFLRFESGTHRVQRVPKTEASGRLHTSAATVAVLPDAEDVDIEIKTEDLKVDTYSAGGPGGQHVNKTASAIRLTHMPTGIVVACQTERSQHRNRDLAMKLLKTRIYEKQVNETKELRDKIRRTQVGSGDRSEKIRTYNFPQNRITDHRINFSSHNLLVVLDGALDELIDELNKKDREERLKSLSK
- the rpmE gene encoding 50S ribosomal protein L31, which gives rise to MKKGIHPVYKEATVTCACGATFKTRSIKEKINVEICSNCHPFFTGKQKFVDTTGQLERFQKKWKKKADQPTEQAGNKTTPS